From a region of the Athene noctua chromosome 14, bAthNoc1.hap1.1, whole genome shotgun sequence genome:
- the LOC141966218 gene encoding fas-binding factor 1 homolog encodes MEKKPLSSFTASRQYRKFNFEDLDDPVLGLLSDEEQDAPKKPTLTGAESIPEMQGKQSKEQEPRAAQTPLRTAAPTWRRKEIPFDEDISDLMDAMGLGSSPGRDGKKAKDREEVRPARAMLDELLGRGSASRILEEPGLGERREVTQKYHQKQPEKEEGWRKEDYVFGAYQPSVASTAKGQPARRQPVRFSAEKNGEVKAEPLSKAPPLASQRPVQGRRNRGDWRGLKDEDFLDLELSSPPKASPAAAGRPGPARQLPAGEEAAAKPAPEEEEEDWLSAALSRKKAQAQAQPSEAAQRDPSGDASAPGAFCVVVEFGQQNAERVPPGPARTTSHKKARAAASPLSM; translated from the exons ATGGAGAAGAAGCCTCTGTCGTCCTTCACTGCTTCCCGACAGTACAGGAAATTTAACTTTGAAG ATTTAGATGATCCTGTGTTGGGGCTCTTGTCTGATGAGGAGCAGGATGCTCCCAAGAAGCCAACTCTGACAGGTGCCGAAAGCATCCCTGAGATGCAAGGAAAACAGAGCAAGGAGCAAG agccacgcGCAGCCCAGACGCCCCTGCGCACCGCGGCCCCaacgtggaggaggaaggagatcccCTTTGACGAGGACATCAGCGACCTGATGGATGCCATGGGACTGGGCAGCAGCCCGGGAAGAGATGGCAAGAAGGCAAAAGA cagagaggaggtccgGCCAGCCCGCGCCATGCTGGACGAGTtgctgggacgaggctccgcGTCCAGAATCCTGGAAGAGCCCGGCCTGGGAGAGCGCCGGGAGGTCACACAGAAGTACCACCAGAAGCAGCcgg agaaggaagagggttggcgcaaggaggattatgtgtttggagcttaccagccctcagtggcctccacagccaagggccagccggcaagaaggcagcctgtgag gttttcagccgaGAAGAACGGTGAAGTTaaagcagagcccctctccaaaGCTCCCCCGTTAGCCAGCCAGAGGCCCGTGCAGGGCCGCAGGAATCGAGGTGACTGGCGGGGCTTGAAAGACGAAGACTTTCTGGATTTGGAGCTGTCATCTCCACCGaaggccagtcctgcagcagctgggcggcCTGGCCCCGCCAGACAGCTCccggctggagaggaggcagctgctaaacctgccccagaggaggaggaggaggactggctgagCGCTGCCTTATCCCGCAAAAAGGCCCAAGCGCAGGCTCAGCCGTCGGAGGCAGCACAGCGGGatccctccggagatgccagcGCCCCAGGTGCGTTTTGTGTGGTTGTTGAGTttgggcagcagaatgcagagagggtcccccccggccctgcaagaACGACCAGCCACAAAAAGGCCAGAGCCGCAGCATCGCCCTTGTCCATGTGA
- the LOC141966217 gene encoding fas-binding factor 1 homolog, whose product MLKGLCLLSVSLQAESPGLGLLHERKLGAPAAQLHEGCRAALFRAQARVAELESQVQTLELARAQDKLLLEILRQRHQEDLDLLDSTHRSQAKMLEETCRQREQRLRQEKEQLVAQLQGQRQEAERERAELLAQHLAELERLRELQRVSVQELRREHEQQLQQLKRLKDQEVEAVTSATSHTRTLNGVVDQMEKFCGTLRDVLRKVEATQQTTSQELAMGTQKQEKCLQELQDSLCQQQREAEEDGCRFREMVAKLEARLDEQTRLLEEHQRLLAERSKVESLEEVQQAMTRQLLERVELEKAKSALLQERLAVTRQHAGELQKLAAERAEFDAQQQPLSKEQATARALPVASQGEGPERSLAKEWAKVKMWAHTLRAQEEQLAREKELQDKLCQELKAERENVSEAALRIRLQEEEMRRMTKLSSQKYEEGQRALQEALRAESQDQSRLQALQWQLEQFRQQEECLQQGRLSMAKQMSRLEQLRQEVSNCPTMVRPARQDSSAPLTGSSSVPGSLGGVEALQAALEKLVATASSAELSATVAMMKFRVLQVRTALT is encoded by the exons atgctgaagggcctgtgtcttttatctgtgtccctgcaggcagagtctccaggcctgggcttgctgcatgagAGGAAGCTGGGGGCTCCCGCGGCCCAGCTCCACGAGGGCTGTCGGGCAGCGCTGTTCCGTGCCCAGGCCCGCGTAGCAGAGTTGGAGAGCCAG gtgcagacattggaGCTGGCACGGGCTCAGGACAAACTCTTGTTGGAGATCCTCCGGCAGCGGCACCAGGAGGACCTGGATCTCCTCGACAGCACCCACAG gagccaggcgaagatgttagaggagacctgcaggcagcgagagcagaggctgcggcaggagaaggagcagctggtggctcagctccaggggcagaggcaggaggcggagcgggagcgggcagagctgctggcacagcacttggccgagctggagcgtctgcgagagctgcagag ggtgtctgtgcaggagctgcgcagagagcacgagcagcagctccagcagctgaagcGTCTGAAGGACCAGGAGGTTGAGGCGGTGACCAGCGCCACTTCGCACACCAG GACTCTGAACGGTGTGGTGGATCAGATGGAGAAATTCTGCGGCACCCTCCGTGATGTTTTACGGAAGGTGGAGGCCACACAGCAGACGacctcccaggagctggccatggggacacagaagcaggagaagtgtctccagg agctccaggacagcctgtgtcagcagcagagggaggcggaggaggatggGTGCCGGTTCCGGGAGATGGTGGCTAaactggaggccaggctggatgagcagactcggctgctggag GAGCACCAGAGGTTGCTGGCGGAGCGCTCCAAAGTGGAATCGCTGGAGGAGGTGCAACAAGCGATGACCCGGCAGCTCTTGGAGcgagtggagctggagaaggcgaag AGCGCGTTGCTGCAGGAGCGGCTGGCGGTGACGCGGCAGCACGCGGgggagctgcagaagctggcGGCCGAGCGGGCTGAATTTgacgcccagcagcagccactgagcaAGGAGCAGGCCACGGCCCGAGCGCTGCCCGTGGCCTCCCAGGGAGAGGGCCCCGAGAGGAGCCTGGCCAAG GAGTGGGCCAAGGTGAAGATGTGGGCCCACACGCTGagagcccaggaggagcagctggcgagggagaaggagctgcaggacaagctctgccaggagctgaaggcagagagggagaatgtgaGCGAGGCTGCACTGCGCAtccggctgcaggaggaggagatgagaagaatgacCAAG ctctcctcccagaagtACGAGGAAGGGCAGCGGGCCCTGCAGGAGGCACTCAGGGCCGAGTCGCAGGACCAGTCCAGGCTGCAGGCCCTGCAGTGGCAGTTGGagcagttcaggcagcaggaagagtGTCTGCAGCAG ggtcGGCTGAGCATGGCTAAGCAGATGAGCCGACTTGAGCAGCTGCGCCAGGAGGTGTCCAACTGCCCCACGATGGTGCGGCCCGCAAGGCAGGACTCGAGTGCCCCTCTGACAGGCTCCTCCAGTGTGCCGG ggagcctgggaggtgtcGAGGCACTCCAGGCCGCTCTCGAGAAACTcgtggccactgccagctctgccgagCTCAGTGCCACGGTGGCGATGATGAAGTTCCGGGTCctgcaggtgag aacCGCGCTTACTTAG